In Salmo salar chromosome ssa15, Ssal_v3.1, whole genome shotgun sequence, one genomic interval encodes:
- the LOC106570836 gene encoding cytosolic phospholipase A2-like — MSSSSLLWCLLVVCVLTVVQIYAAEERKVLKVFNLRASDLDSDLLGIPDAYVEVFRAYGFLGRTEVKNNNADPAWEEEFSFLNAHENNTLRLEVYDSDIFFDDLLGTCECSIKIGTWQHQCFLKTGGTLYYSYILEPLQ; from the exons atgtcctcctcctctcttctgtggTGCCtgctggtggtgtgtgttctgactgTGGTCCAGATCTATGCAGCAGAGGAACGTAAGGTCCTCAAGGTGTTCAACCTCAGAGCCAGTGACCTGGACAGCGACCTACTAGGGATTCCTGATGCCTACGTCGAG GTGTTCAGAGCTTACGGCTTTCTCGGGAGGACAGAGGTGAAGAACAACAACGCTGACCCCGCCTGGGAGGAGGAGTTCAGCTTCCTCAACGCCCATGAGAACAACACCTTGAGGTTGGAGGTGTACGACAGCGACATTTTCTTTGACGACCTGCTGGGGACCTGCGAGTGCTCCATCAAGATCGGAACTTGGCAGCATCAATGTTTCCTCAAGACAGGCGGGACCCTGTACTACTCCTACATCCTAGAGCCTCTACAATAG